The DNA window GATCCGGGGTTTGGGTCAGGGAATGGCGTCATAAAATACTGCCTGCAGGTATAGCCCCTGTCTCCAAGCAGGATCCCGTCATAATCACCTGTATAATGGAAAAATGCAGTTCTGTTAGGCCCAGCATAAGTGTATGTAATACAGTGACCTTGACATCTATATTTTCCCTTACCACGTTCAAATAATGTGCATAAATGTGACTCTCTGAAAATTCTTGAGTCATGCACAGATCCAGGCCATTTTGCTTCCACATTTGTGATATGGCACATAGAGTCACACACCATCTGAGAGATTTTAGTCAGTCaactgtacatttttttataacattcctttttttaatttgatataatATTTCTAATCTGGAATATTAAGAATCCTTATAGTAACTTACCTGCACATTTACACTGTGAACCCCCTTTCGGTTCACAAAATCCCCTCCATTGGAGCCTGGTGGGGCCTTGATGGGGATGTGTGTGCAGTCTATGGCACCAATCACATTAGGGAAGCCTGGGGGGCACATAAGTCATACTTAATGGCATGGTCATGATCGCATGATCCTTTTTATCAATTTTTAATGTACCTGCAATGGCAAACAAATTCTGTTTTACAACCTGGGGTGTTAAGTGGCTTGGAAATTCCACAAAAACCCCTAAAAAGTGCTTGAGCGCCAGGTAAACTTTGCGAATGGCACGACAGACAGCACTTTTCACCAAGTTCTCCGCATCTCCAAAAGTGTAAAGGAAAGTGCCACTTGCAAAGAATCTCAGGGCAATGCACACAGTTTGTGCTGTGGTTAAAGCCAGACTCCGACGAGTCAAACATTTAATATGTGGTTCCAACAAATTAATGATGTAAATGACACCCTCATGAGAAAACAGATATCTCTCAAAAAGTATGGTATTGCGCTGCGCTAAAGGATCCTGTCTATCCCGCAATACGCAATTAATTCGAAAAGCTCTGCGAATTATCCTTGCACCTTCTGCAACAGGTTGCTGTCGTAAAAATGGACAAGACATGGCTGTTACAGACTTCCCGTATCACCTCAGCTTATAAAGCCGCAATCGaatcatgtttacataaaataagCCTGCTCCGAGCAGGTTTAAGCTTACGGACCTGTTGCTATGACAGCAAGTCCAGGATGAGCGTTGAAGAACCTAACAATCTAAGATCATGACAAATCGTCAATAATCAAATCCAGCTGACTGAGTTAGCCATGTACAAAGAACGGACccctggtcaaagaatcatgttacaataactacatttttgcagaattatttttatgtggcctgttgtacgtaacacaGCAATTTCTTGGTGGAATGAACACAGAGGCACAAaaataacaatgacttttatcccctattactcaaatcatgagtaaaatggcagattatcagttcataaacacttacttttcactctgttcctcacacaatgctatcttatgacatataaacacttttactatagcgcatgactcattttaacgtttgcattacataactaaccacatttacaagcttgttccagtgtgatcaaactgagcagtagctcaactgatagagtgttgcttatgcgatacaaaggactgaggtatgagtcctgaagagtacGTGAGTCCATatgtgagcccaaagtgtcaagGAAGtagcacaaaattatgtggttgcttcagaaattgtgtttttcttgtcacatttgctttttatgacactattggctaggtttaggtttaaggtttagggtaggaaggtcaGTTTTATTGACcatcattatcattaatattattaccatcagtgtttctcacttcgtgctcatagttttgaatgtatacatcacattcagtcgggcggTCACATATGGtatagtcgcacaaatatttaaacatatctgaagctcaaatcagatctgaaattccgcctctgcagatggtcagaactccacacaACCATTGTGAGACActgcatttgaaatgactgacctctggtcaaatttatttataaatgtattattaatttatttaaaatcagcaataaaatcggacaatactggaatcataaattgtgattctttacctcatattacgctaaaaaactaaattttcccggcttgtatagctaatgcacatgcgcgttctaggtttgattgacaggcgttgtactgtgtgtgtatctaaaatgcgattggctcttttaactgtataaggcgggacttcctttctacatccgttgacctttGGGCactcagagcttcttggttgggcgttccaatttctcccattcattttaatagaaatgaCCCATCTTTGCTAAAATAATCTCtggattaagtgagtagtattcggctggtcgtgtgattctaacatggcagcccctatgtgcggaccctctccatgtagaataaaacagcttttataaggttactgatatgactggagtcttcattttaatgtgagtgcgcatgatttcctacatatattgcacaagtacaattcatgtctttaggagttaaactttttaatgaggaacaaatTACTAAGTCCACCTTTAACAGCAAtatttgtttcttcttttttttgtttttgttttttttttataaaggagagacgagttgaaataattttttgtggttagtCAggcacattatgccacaaatgctgctaatTGAGCCAGGAACATTCTTTagcccttgtgcgtcaatttaaaaaagttactcagaggtccttaaaaagacaaaaatgtcaaaaaactgccttaataatattatatattaatattattttccactttcagcgagttgatttttttaaccaacatcagtcctgatcataactaccaaatattcattcattttcaggattttaaccctttaaatgccagtttgtttatataatgccactgttgttttccacacacacacacacatttctcaatacacacatacaaaacacacccacacaattttagctgcatcatttatttaattggcctgcagtgctctataacacagcaaaaagaaaataggaaaaaagcttgtatttgctccataggctaaacatgaggaaaaaaatgaaaaaaaaaaaaaaaatccatctggtggaaaaatattattattattaattttgaagccaggtctccggaatgaaagcataatatcacagaattcatgattgtatgctttaatggcactgggatcaaatattgcaatgTTTCAGTGGGGACAGttttgagtgtaactattttgtgtacacagtgttttatagatgtattttagaaACTGgggttgaaatataaaaattccccccaaaatacacatctttggcaaaaatgtatgccattggcattaacacagccaaaatgattgaaaaaagcaaaaatgaaaaagacaaaaatgtcccaaaggtcgaACAAGGGTTTAAACCACTATTTTAGAGTAGGCTAGTTTATTACAATAGTGactttgttatcttggcaaaaAACTATGGGTACCAAGGTAACTTAACGGATAAGTAACGGATGAGGTGTTTTGAAAATAAATCTCTTTCTTTTACAGAGACAAAAGCGCCAGCGACTAGTTCACCACAAAAACTACAACTCCCTGCACGTCCCGCTGTGGAACGGAAATTCGCCGCGGAGAAATTAGCGCAGATCTGTCCGGCCCATCGCAATTCCTCTTCCTTTCGCGCCGGTTGCCGAAGAATCGAGCGTCCATGTGCGCAGTTCCCGGGACTTCATAGATCCGCCGAGCCTTCCGAATCCGAGCTAGACCGCAACAACCTTGTAATGGATCTCAACGCTTTGATCGAGGCCCTTCGGGGCACCATGGACGCAAATTTGCGTGAGGCCGCAGAGAGACAACTGAACGAGGTAAAGTGATCGGATGGttgcgatgatgatgatgatgatgatggtggcgCGCGGCGGGCCTTGCGTAGCAGGATGGCACTCTCTAATTCTATTAAAATGCTCTTAAACTTAGCTTCTTAACGTAGCCATAATTTAGTCACACATAATATTGGTTTATATTGTATTACGTGGTTTTAGTGCAGTGTATCACCGGCTCTTGATGGTGTATTTCAACGTGCTATAGCACGCGCTAGCAGGCTTCTTGTGCCCGCTCACTACGTCAACTCGATAACGGCTTGAGGAAATTTGACCGTGTTTAACAGACGATACAGCGCTTACATTTAATGCCACTATGAATTGTTGTTATTTAAAGACGTGTTTGTGCTTGTCTTCATGTTTTGGTGTCAAATATGGACGTCCGTGAGCATGTTAAAGCTCTTATTTCGTGCGCGCGCGTGAGATGCTAGGCGCTAGTTCCTCACGTGTCGGCATGAGGCAGGAGGCTTGTTGTCATTTCTCGCGCTGCGCACGAACACTTACACCTAGTAAAACCTCTCTCTGCCAGATGATCGTACTTGCTATCAACCATGTCGAAAGATTTATATGCTTCTCCAAGTGTAACCACGATTTCTCTAGAAATTAATGTAGGACTATTCGGGCCCGTTACGATCGCGAGCTGCGTCAGTGTTTCCAAAAAGTACAGCGTTGCTATCAGGTGGCAATACTGTGGTACTTTGGGAATAATTACCATATGTACCACTGTGTTTACATTCTACTCCCAAAGTTTTACCATGGCACTTTGAGGGCTTTTTGCTTGTTTCCTGAGTTTTTGTGTGTGACAAGTGATATTATATGCCTATGTAACTACTATTTTCGTAGTTTTGGCATATCGTACCATGGTAATTCTATGTTTTTTGACgcatgccatggtaataccactgtGTTTTCTATGTACCTTGGAGTCAgg is part of the Myxocyprinus asiaticus isolate MX2 ecotype Aquarium Trade chromosome 2, UBuf_Myxa_2, whole genome shotgun sequence genome and encodes:
- the LOC127413529 gene encoding putative nuclease HARBI1 is translated as MSCPFLRQQPVAEGARIIRRAFRINCVLRDRQDPLAQRNTILFERYLFSHEGVIYIINLLEPHIKCLTRRSLALTTAQTVCIALRFFASGTFLYTFGDAENLVKSAVCRAIRKVYLALKHFLGVFVEFPSHLTPQVVKQNLFAIAGFPNVIGAIDCTHIPIKAPPGSNGGDFVNRKGVHSVNVQMVCDSMCHITNVEAKWPGSVHDSRIFRESHLCTLFERGDYDGILLGDRGYTCRQYFMTPFPDPNPGSQTRYSAALARTRARIEMTFGQLKGRFQCLKSLRVAPDKTCDIIVACAVLHNIATIRKERTPVVEVQPDDHLQPVHLDQPSGRAARDRSVEHHF